The following coding sequences are from one Nicotiana tomentosiformis chromosome 3, ASM39032v3, whole genome shotgun sequence window:
- the LOC104116068 gene encoding uncharacterized protein, giving the protein MDRHTVQKSAGVLELDAVSALSVHISKLTNQVNQMTLVINNQQDQPVQQVQVFCEVCGEVHTSDLWPVNPESVFFVGNANRGQTNQYGNTYNPNWRNHPNFSWGGNQDEEAVAKQPPPLVARPPPSFPQRLQKVKDNAAYKQFLDILKQVQINIPLVDIPQEVPKYAKDIKDIVENKRKLTEFETVALTKECSSRIQSKLPQKLEDPGSFTIQISIGKHTVGQDLCDLGVSINLMPLSVFRQLGLGEPHPTTVILQLADRSLAHTEGVIEDVLVQVGSFIFPADFIILDYEPDQEVPFILGHPLLSTGRAIIDVCE; this is encoded by the exons ATGGACAGACACACAGTGCAAAAATCTGCAGGGGTTCTCGAGTTAGATGCCGTCTCTGCATTATCAGTGCATATTTCTAAGCTGACCAACCAAGTCAATCAGATGACCTTGGTTATTAACAATCAACAAGATCAACCAGTGCAACAAGTTCAAGTGTTTTGTGAAGTATGTGGAGAGGTTCACACGAGCGACTTATGGCCAGTTAATCCAGAGTCTGTCTTCTTTGTGGGTAATGCAAATAGGGGCCAGACAAaccaatatgggaacacttacaatcccaaCTGGAGAAACCATccaaacttctcttggggtggaaatcaag ATGAAGAGGCGGTGGCTAAGCAACCCCCACCATTAGTTGCGAGACCACCACCTTCGTTCCCTCAAAGATTGCAGAAAGTGAAGGATAATGCCGCGTATAAACAatttcttgatattttgaagcAAGTGCAAATAAATATTCCACTGGTAGACATCCCGCAAGAAGTGCCCAAATATGCAAAAGACATCAAGGACATagtggaaaataaaaggaagctAACTGAATTCGAGACTGTGGCACTCACTAAGGAATGTAGCTCTAGAATCCAAAGCAAGCTACCTCAGAAATTGGAGGATCCaggtagtttcactatccaaatCTCGATTGGTAAGCATACAGTCGGGCAAGATTTGTGTGATCTTGGAGTGAGCATCAATCTGATGCCGTTATCTGTGTTCAGACAGTTGGGTTTGGGTGAGCCGCACCCAACAACGGTAATCTTACAGTTGGCTGATCGCTCCCTTGCTCATAcggaaggagtgattgaagatgtgttagttcaagtTGGGTCTTTTATTTTCCCTGCTGATTTCATTATCTTGGACTACGAGCCTGATCAGGAAGTCCCATTTATTTTGGGGCATCCATTATTATCCACAGGCCGAGCTATTATTGATGTATGCGAATGA